The genomic stretch tcactattgccttccagtgcGTATATCTACTTGGTTTACTAACCGCAAAGGCAATATATGACATCTTACAACTCATTAGATATATCAAACTTCCAATAATCCTAGcgtattctacttgagaaatgCATTCTCCGACATTTTTGGACAGATGGACGTTAGTATCTAACGGTGTCCTAGCCACTTGATAACCATCCTTGTTAAACTTTACAAAGACTTTATTGatataatgagattggcttAACACGAGACTATCCGTTCTTCTCATTATTTTAATCCCGATGATTAAATATGCTAAATgaatatccttcatgtcaaatctcgAATTTAACATGTCCTTAATAGATTTGATCATTTAATCGTTACTACCcacgatgagtatatcatcaaaatataaacaaaaaatgacATAATTGTTTCTTTAACATAGACATACTTGTCACTTTCGTTTATCTTAAACCTATTGGTTAGCATTGCATAATCAAACTTCTCGTGACACTACTTAGGTACTTGTTTTACAATCAttatagctgtgtggaccatggtccacatagctgtgtggatcatactattaaataatgcacattcaatataaaaataatgtacattcagtataaaaataatgtacattatattcaggggatatacattatttgtgtactgaatgtacattatttttatagtataaaaataatgtacattcagtataaaaataatgtacatttagtacattaaaaatgtacattttattatggtccacatagctgtgtggaccatagtccacacagtAATTTCCCTTATTTTAAACCATATAACGATTTAACCAATTTATAGACTTTCTTCTATTGGCCCAAAACCACAAAACGCTCAAGttgttccatatagatttcTTAATATACCTCGCTATTCAAGAAAGTtgtttttacatccatttgatgaacatCCAAATTCCGCAGTGCGGCTATGGCAAGTATCATCCTTATCGAATTCATTCCCGTCACGGGAGAATACGAATAGAAGTAATCAAATTGGtctattttgagaatcaatttctcattcaccaattatccattttgagtgtacaatatataaatttcttcgTCTTACAAcaaagaatccgaatccactttgacccgaacTAAATCGGAAGTAGACCGcccatatatttgtaccacaaaatagtcactttcTGTGCaattttatactaaaaatttcaacatttaattattatttaaaaaaaaagaaaaaagagcatTCAGAAAATTAAAGGTGAGGCATACTGTTGAAACTCAATGTTGATAGAATCAGCGAGAGCATCCGCAATAAGTCCGAAGGCCTCGTCGGACAAAACAATGGTGGTGCCGGACGAAGAAGGCGTGGACATGACGCCCGGAGCGTAGTCAACGATCTTGATCTGTATAGTTTGGTTCTTTACGCAAGCTCCGGGCGTTATGGAACTTATACACCCCACCAAGTATTGCCTTCCGCAGGAAGCTCCATTGTCCCATATCCCATCTCCCGCCGCCGCGAACAAATTGCTCGACGGAAACTGAGTCGGATCGCTCCCGAAACACGTCGTTGctgcatatataaatataaatatcaaatttcgaTCTCATCATCCCTGATTCAACTCAGTTTGAGTTTTTGACTGATTATTTCTTCTAAAATTTCAATGTTTAATCATTTCTCGTGTTCATTCAtgcattaattatattcaaactGATTTTTATgctctaaaatctaaatatttaGACTACTTATATTTAAGTTTGCGTGCGTGGTTACAACGATGACCACGACCACAGCAACCACAATAATAATAGGGGATCGGAATTGAAGAATAACTTACGCGAGTAGGGAGGGCTATAGTGAGCTGCAGTTCCCACATCTGCCTCACAAGCAGGAAAATAAATAgagtggaagaaaaaaatgacaaatataCAGAGGGATCTGCTACTtgtattcattttcttttcagtAAGCTAAGGGAGCGAAATTTAATGTTCTGAAGCTTTGTTCCCTTGGCAATAAGAACGTGGTATATGCTATATATTATAGCGGATTTTGGAGTGGtctcaatttttacttttgtcttttcaaaaggttgaatcttgAACTCAATGAGCCTCACAAAACATTTAAGATGATGTAAATTACACTAATTCAATGATTCAGTTGgtcacacaattttttgcaaaaaCTATAAATTTATACAATCCGGTTGTAATGTTTTTGCATCaaatcataaaattaatatatgtataaattaatttgaatttcacAACTGCAAGATAATTGTCACACAAATTCATAAACtagcttataataataataataataataataataataataataataaaaatgtaattgaataaaaaaattagtttatcaAACTTTTCATAAGTGGAGCCGTGTATTATTTAAATGGACAAAGGATGTCACCTTCGAAAATGCCAAGGACcatgtggtccagtggcatcaaacccttccctttatacgggggTGGTGTGTTCGAGCCTCGGTGAAagcaatactgattcttgtgcttcaagaggttaagaaagtagttatgaacagatactgcattctaatagagttagtagtattaaaaaaaaatgtcaccttCGAAAATTCTTGTAAGGCCACATGGTAGACCATAGTGGAGGACTAAAACGCGCTTAAACCAATCATACTTGGAGTCAATTGGGAAAGCCAACAAAAAGCGAAGTCATATACATCGGCTTGACACAGTCAACTCATTAATAAAACAGTTAATTGAGAATGACATAGGAAATTAGGAATGGatggaaaataatttatggACTTTTTCAGAGAGAAAATTTATGGTAGGGTTGACTCCGGTTTGATTTCGATTTTGAATCAGCAATCTTCAGATCCAAAAAATGACGAACAAATAGAAACTAAAACCTTCTAAGAGGGTTTCGGTTCTGGTTTAAACTGCCCGTTCgaattatgtttttctttaggtaaattttgttttttttttttttaaaataatctaaatacaacaattattttctaataattatttcattctatttttaaatggttatatcaaatatttaaactttaaagttaaattaaaaaataaaaataattattatagttaaattttaaattgttatttaaagtttaaactttaatcaagtaataattaaactttaatcaaataattgttatttaaactttaatcaaataattgttatttaaactttaatcaaataatagttaaactttttcctcaaaaaaaaaattaatagttaaactttatttatttatttatgttatggAACTGGAACTAGCGGTTccaattcctaatattatggaaCCGAAATTTAAACCGGAACCTTTTGAGTTTCGATTTAATTCAAAGCTAACGGTCCAGACCGAACCATAATCATCCCTAATTTATGGCATATAtcgtaattttattttttattttatttttctaattaggGATATCTAAGGAAGTCTTAGGCTTTTTGTGGGACTTTTTAAATTCTTGTGACACATGCAATCTTCTAtgacacataaacacttaacataatacacatacacataaacacaatattttaaaataagtacatacATGACATGTGTATTATAtgttatgatgaatttatgtgtcttcaTCTAtctaattctgtacattatgaatttcaattccataatgtatatgtgtattatgttaagtgtttatgtgtcctCCGCTATATAATTCTAtgcattatgaatataaattttgtaccttataaagtcaaattctgtatattggaccaggatccacagtgcactgtggatctcgatccacgatataacgattggatGAAAgtaggctaggccgagccgaTCCTGAGCCTGctatataaattataagtttgaGTCTGAGCTTGTATGTAGGCTTTTGTTAGGCTCAAGCCTAGGCCTACAATTAGTCTGGCCTGGCCTGAAACCCTTTTAAAAGTCAATTTAATATGTAGGACATTAAAAAGGTTTCAAAGTAAGCGTTAATAGACTTTGGGTCTATTTAAGGCCTAAATGTTAGACTTTTTAAG from Ipomoea triloba cultivar NCNSP0323 chromosome 12, ASM357664v1 encodes the following:
- the LOC116000047 gene encoding EG45-like domain containing protein, which translates into the protein MNTSSRSLCIFVIFFFHSIYFPACEADVGTAAHYSPPYSPTTCFGSDPTQFPSSNLFAAAGDGIWDNGASCGRQYLVGCISSITPGACVKNQTIQIKIVDYAPGVMSTPSSSGTTIVLSDEAFGLIADALADSINIEFQQV